In Rhizobium sp. CIAT894, the genomic window CGACAACGACTTCGATCTCTCTTGTGAAAGCGCGATACATGCCTGGCACCTTAGTCAAGATACGTTACCCATATCTTATAAGAGGCGCTGTCCGTCAAGAAACGGAACGTTGATCGGCGATGAAACAGCTATGATCGAAAGGTTTTCGATCGTTAAGCCTAATTCTCAGTGTTAATTTACTTCGCAATGCCGCCACGGGCGAACCTTGTTCCACTCACGCAGCGGCCGGATTCGGATGAAGTCCGGCCGCTAAATCAGTCGATCAGGCCGAAACCTTGGCAAGCGCTTTCGCGAAATCCTCGATCAGGTCGTCGGTATCCTCGATGCCGGCCGAAAGCCGCACCGTGCCCGCGGAAATGCCGAGTTCGGCGCGCGCCTCTTCCGACAGGTTCTTGTGCGTCGTCGTGGCCGGATGGGTGATCAGGCTCTTGCTGTCGCCGAGATTGTTGGAAATCTTGATGATCTCGAGCGCGTTCTGCAGCGCGAAGGCCGCCTCCTTGCCACCCTTCAGCTCGAAGCAGACCAGCGTCGAGCCGCCGGTCATCTGCTTGGCGATGATATCGGCCTGCGGATGGTCCTTGCGGCCGGGATAGATCACCTTGGCGACCTTGCCTTGCTCGGCCAGGAAATCGGCGATCTTCGCCGCATTCTGCGTCTGCTGCTTGACGCGCAGCGGCAGCGTTTCGATGCCCTTCAAGAGCGTCCAGGCATTGAACGGCGACATGGCCGGGCCGGTATGGCGGAAGTAATCGTGCAGGTTCTCATCGATCCATGCCTTGTCTGATAGCACCACGCCGCCGAGGCAGCGGCCCTGGCCGTCAATGTGCTTGGTGGCGGAATAGACGACGATATGGGCGCCGAGTTCCAGCGGCTTCTGGAACAGAGGGGTGGCAAACACATTGTCGACCACGACCTTGGCGCCGACCTGGTTGGCGAGCTTGGCGACGCCTGATATATCGACCACTTCGAGCGTCGGGTTGGTCGGGCTTTCCAGGAAGAACACCTTGGTATTCGGCCGGATCGCCTCTTCCCAGTTTGCGAGATCCCGGCCGTCGACCAGCGTGCATTCGATGCCGTATTTCGGCGCCAGTGTCTCCACCACCCAGCGGCAGGAGCCGAAGAGGGCGCGCGCGGCGACGATGTGGTCGCCTGATTTGACCTGGCAGAGGATCGCAGCACTGACGGCCGCCATGCCGGAAGCCGTGGCGCGGGCGTCTTCGGCGCCTTCGAGCATGCACATGCGCTTTTCGAACATGTCGTTGGTCGGGCTGCCGTAGCGGGCATAGATATAGCCGTCCGTCTCGCCCTTGAAGCGCGCTTCGGCCGCCTCGGACGTGTCATAGACGAAGCCCTGCGTGAGATAGATCGCCTCGGATGTTTCGCCATATTGCGAACGCAGCGTGCCGCCGTGGACGAGTTGGGTTGCCGGGCGCCAGGTCTTGCTCATGCTATCACCTTCACATAACAAAAAAACCGGTCGCAAAAGCAGACCGGTTTCAACCCGGTCTTTTTAGCCACTTGTTTAACGTGGCTGCAAGCCGACCGGCCAAATCACCACGGGATAATTCTGCAATACTGCTGTTGGCGGCTTGCGTCAATTCCCCGAGTTTGGTTTTGTCGGCGGCAAATGATGGATGAGGCATGATGGCTCGCGAAACGGGAATTCTGGCGGACCGCGCGATATCGGCGCTGTTTGAAACGGGGCGTCTGATCTCCGAACGCGAGTTGGACCGCGACCAGATCCAGCCGGCAAGCCTCGACCTGCGCTTGGGCGCCAAGGCTTTTCGGGTGCGCGCCAGCTTCATGCCCGGCCCCTCGCATCTGGTGTCGGATAAGCTCGACCGGCTCAGCCTGCATGTGATCGACCTTTCCGAAGGCGCGGTGCTCGAGACCGGCTGCGTCTACATCGTGCCGCTGATGGAGAGCTTGGCGCTGCCGGCCGACATGTCGGCCTCGGCCAATCCGAAGAGCTCGACCGGCCGCCTCGATATCTTCACCCGCGTCATCACCGATTACGCCCAGGAATTCGACAAGATCCCGGCGGGCTATGCCGGCCCCCTCTATCTCGAAATCAGCCCGCGCACCTTCCCGATCGTCGTGCGCCGTGGCTCGCGCCTGTCGCAGATCCGCTTCCGCGTCGGCCAGTCCCTGCTCGGCGAGCCGGAACTGTTGAAGCTGCATGAGAGCGAGACGCTGGTTGCCAGCAAGCTGCCCAACGTCTCGGGCGGCGGCATCGCGCTGTCGATCGATCTCGCCGGCGACAAGGACGGCCTGATCGGCTATCGCGGCAAGCATCACACTGCCGTCGTCGATGTCGACAAGAAAGATCAGCACGACATCTATGATTTCTGGGAGCCGCTCTATAGCCGCGGCCGCAACGAGCTGATCCTCGATCCCGACGAGTTCTACATCCTCGTCTCGCGCGAGGCCGTGCATGTGCCGCCGGATTATGCCGCCGAAATGACCCCCTTCGATCCGCTGGTCGGCGAATTCCGCGTCCATTATGCCGGCTTCTTCGATCCGGGCTTCGGCCATGCGCCGGCCGGCGGCCGCGGCAGCCGCGCCGTGCTCGAAGTGCGCAGCCACGAAGTGCCCTTCATTCTCGAAGACGGCCAGATCGTCGGCCGCCTGGTCTACGAGCACATGCAGGAAAAACCCGCCAGCCTCTACGGCTCCGGCCTCGGCTCCAACTACCAGGCCCAGGGCCTCAAACTCTCGAAGCACTTCCGCATCTGACGGGCAGCACTCGACGCGACTTGACAGCGGCCCCCATCTGTTGGAAATCTCGCATCATCGCGGGTGTAGCTCAATGGTAGAGCAGCAGCTTCCCAAGCTGAATACGAGGGTTCGATTCCCTTCACCCGCTCCAGCTGCCTTCTTCTAATCCCCAAAAAACCGGATCGGCTTGTATCGGCGGTGCGCGATGATCAGGCTGCGATCGGGCTGAATGATGTAGGTTTCCTCTACCTGCTGGCCGTATTGGTCGATAAAATCATGCGGGAAGCTGGACCCGGGTGGTGATTTGGTGAGCTTGCTGCGCGGCTGGCCGTTATAGGTGATGCTGCCCGGGATCGGCTCGAGGCCGGGGCCGCTATAGTAGGAAACGCTGTTGCACCCGGCAAGAATAAGGGTGCCGATCAGGCCGATGAGTGCGGGTTTCATGTCCATCCCTTCCGATGCGCCGAAGCCGCGATCTTACTCCTGATTGCATCGTGCTCGCCAGACGAAACGGCATCTGCGCCTTCACGCCTTCGCGAAACATCGCCTGGAGCGCCGTGATCGCTTCCGCCTTTCCATTGCCGAAACCACCGCCGTCTGCTAGATCGGCATCGTCGAAAAAGGCAGGATCGGTTGAGGTAAGCCCGATCCCTTCCGCGAGAGCGCGTGAGCGCTCTTACGAAGCTCTGCTCCGTGCCACGGCACGAGAACCCGCGACGTGATCCGCATCAAGATGCGGGATCCCGGCGGCGTGCGGAGACGGCAAAAGGCAGTCCCGGGATTTTTTCGAACGGAGACTGTCATGCGCCTGAACCATCTCGATTTCCACGTTCCCGATATTGCTGCAACAGCGGATTTCTTCATCCGCCATTTCGGCCTGACGCTGAAGGATATGCGCGGCCAGAACGGCCTGGCGATTCTGAGCGACGACGCCGGCCTCGAAATCGTCCTCAGCCACCCGATCGCCAAGTTCGGCACTGCCGACCAGGTGGAGATAGGCCGCCAGACCTATCACATCGGCTTCATCCTGCCTGAAAGGGGTGACGTCGATACTGTCCATGCCGGGCTTGTTGCCGCTGGCGCGGCGCTGTCCGGTCCGCCGGCCGCCATGCGCGGCGGCTGGCTGTTCTATTGCACGGCGCCGGGGAATATCCTCGTCGAGGTGGGTTGGCGGCCGGGTTAGAGTGGGACGGAGCCGGTAAACGCGGCTAAGAGGGACATGCCGCGACCTCGCGATTCCCTCTTCTCCCCGGCGGGGAGAAGGTGCCCGTAGGGCGGATGAGGGGGCCGGCGAAGCCGGTCTTTCCAGCTACGTCCATGCAGGCTTCGATGGTGGGGTAGATTATGACGAGAGGGAAGTCCGGGTAGCCCCCTCATCCGCCTGCCGGCACCTTCTCCCCGAGGGGAGAAGAGACTTGTGGTTGCCTCTCAGTTCCTCGCCCACCGCTCGCAAGCAAGCCGTCATCGAGGGTGAGGGGCAAATCACAGGGCGCGAACCGGACATCTGTGTCTCAGAACTCCGTCCAATCCCCATCCGGGCTTTTCGGCGCGCTGCTGCCGGCGCCGAAGGCGTTGGCAAGCGTTTGGCCGAGGGCGCGGGCGGGGGAGGCGGCCGGGCGGGTCGTGCCTTCCCTGGCGACGCGGATCGATGCCTTGGCTGCGGCCGGGCGCGTGGGCGCGCGCGGTGCTGCGGCCGGCGGCCGGGTGGAGGCGATCGGGGCGGCGGCGGCGAGGCTGCCGGTGCCGGTCAGCCGGAACTGGCCGAGCAGGTTGTTGAGCGCTGCCGCTTCGGTGGCAAGGCCGTGGCTGGCCGCCGTCGACTGCTCGACCATCGCCGCATTCTGCTGCGTGCCCTGGTCCATGGTGTTGACGGCGGTGTTGATCTCCTGCAGCCCGATCGACTGTTCACGCGCGGCTTCGGCGATCGCGTGGACGTGTTGGTTGATCTCCTGCACCTCGGCGACGATCGAGTCGAGCGCCTTGCCGGTTTCGCCGACCAGCGAGACGCCGGTCTGCACATGCGTGCCGGAATTGGTGATCAGGTCCTTGATTTCCTTGGCTGCCTTGGCCGAGCGCTGGGCGAGCTCGCGCACTTCCTGGGCGACGACCGCAAAACCCTTGCCGGCCTCACCGGCACGTGCGGCTTCGACGCCGGCATTGAGCGCCAGCAGATTGGTCTGGAAGGCAATGTCGTCGATGACGCCGATGATGTTGCCGATCGCAACCGAAGACTGCTCGATCTGCTGCATGGCGGAGACCGCCTTGCGGACGATCTCGCCGGATTTTTCGGCGCCGAGGCGGGTGCGGGCGACGAGCTGGCTCGCCTCCTCGGCGCGCTTGGCGGCGTCGCGCACCGTGGTAGTGATCTCTTCGAGCGCCGCCGCCGTTTCTTCGACGGAGGCCGATTGCTGTTCCGTCCGTTGGGAAAGCTGGTCTGCGGAAGAGCGGATCTCGTTGGCGCCGGCACCGATCGCCCGGGCATTGGCGCCGACCGTATGCATGGTCTCGTTGAGCTTCTCGACCGAGTTGTTGAAATCCTGGCGCAGCGCATCGAGATGGGCAACGAAAGGCTGGTCGATATGCGAGGCGAGATCGCCGGCGGCCAGGCGGCGCAGGCCGTCGCCGAGGGCTGCGACGGCACGGTCGAGTTCGCCGGCTTCGCGGGCTTTCTGCGCCTCGCGATCACGACGCTCGCCGTCGCTGACATCGCGGTCGGCTTCGGCGCGAGCTTCGATCCGGGCTCGCTCGATCGCGTTGTCGCGGAAGATCGATACGGCCTTTGCCATCTGGCCGACTTCGTCGCCACGGTCGAGGCCGCTGACCTCGCTTGTGGTGTCACCTTCTGCAAGCCGGGCCATGCGCAGGCGCAGCTCGGTCATCGGGCCGGTGATGCCTTTCTGCGCCACGAGCACGCCGAAACCGATCGCGGCGAGCACGGCGATGCTGATCAGGGCGAAGCTGAAGGTGATCTGGCCGTTGACGGAAGCCGAAAGCGCGTCGCCGCCGTCGTTGAGCAAGGCCATCATCGCATCGTTGTTGGCGATCATCTTCGGCGTCAGCGCATCGAGCTTGGTATTGATCAGGGCGGCATTCGCCAGTGCGCCGGCGCTGTCCTTGGCCTTGCTCTGTTCGATGATCTTGTTCGCCAGCGCTTCGATTTCATCGATGCCGGCCTGGATGTCGTCGATCGCGGCCTTGCGGCTCGGTACCAGAACCAGCGCCTGTTTCAGCCGGTCACGGGCCTGCGGCAGCCTGCTCGGCGTGGCCAGCGTCGCCTGGAATGCCGGCGTATCGGGTTTCATTTCGGCAAGCAGAGTAACTTGCAGCACCGAGGCCACGACCGATGCGCTGGCGCGCGCGCTCAGCATCGAGGCCGTCGCTTCATGATCGATGAAGGCGCCGTAGGCGGCGTCCGCCCGGCGGAATTCGGAGATGACATAGATCAGCCCGGCCATCGTGATCAGTCCGAGCAGCGCCACGACCGATATGATTTTCGTGCGGATTTTCAGATGCTTCAACATGGAAATGTCACCCGGTTGACTGGGGCGCGTCGCGCGCCCGGTGCTTTTGAAATCAATTGCTGCAGAAAAAAGCGCTGCTTCAATATCGCGGTTCAAAGATAGGTTTGGACTGACGCGTGCATCATGCGATCGGCTGGCGGGGTCCGATGTCGTCGCCACAAATAGAGGCGATATTCTTTAATTCCGCGCTAACACCGGGCGCAGACACACCCATAATTTTAGGGAGGCAAGAGGTTGGCGCCAACGCTCACGAGAGCCTCATCCTTGTAGGTTACCGCGCTGCTCCGAGGCCGATGCT contains:
- a CDS encoding O-succinylhomoserine sulfhydrylase; this translates as MSKTWRPATQLVHGGTLRSQYGETSEAIYLTQGFVYDTSEAAEARFKGETDGYIYARYGSPTNDMFEKRMCMLEGAEDARATASGMAAVSAAILCQVKSGDHIVAARALFGSCRWVVETLAPKYGIECTLVDGRDLANWEEAIRPNTKVFFLESPTNPTLEVVDISGVAKLANQVGAKVVVDNVFATPLFQKPLELGAHIVVYSATKHIDGQGRCLGGVVLSDKAWIDENLHDYFRHTGPAMSPFNAWTLLKGIETLPLRVKQQTQNAAKIADFLAEQGKVAKVIYPGRKDHPQADIIAKQMTGGSTLVCFELKGGKEAAFALQNALEIIKISNNLGDSKSLITHPATTTHKNLSEEARAELGISAGTVRLSAGIEDTDDLIEDFAKALAKVSA
- a CDS encoding 2'-deoxycytidine 5'-triphosphate deaminase — encoded protein: MMARETGILADRAISALFETGRLISERELDRDQIQPASLDLRLGAKAFRVRASFMPGPSHLVSDKLDRLSLHVIDLSEGAVLETGCVYIVPLMESLALPADMSASANPKSSTGRLDIFTRVITDYAQEFDKIPAGYAGPLYLEISPRTFPIVVRRGSRLSQIRFRVGQSLLGEPELLKLHESETLVASKLPNVSGGGIALSIDLAGDKDGLIGYRGKHHTAVVDVDKKDQHDIYDFWEPLYSRGRNELILDPDEFYILVSREAVHVPPDYAAEMTPFDPLVGEFRVHYAGFFDPGFGHAPAGGRGSRAVLEVRSHEVPFILEDGQIVGRLVYEHMQEKPASLYGSGLGSNYQAQGLKLSKHFRI
- a CDS encoding VOC family protein, which produces MRLNHLDFHVPDIAATADFFIRHFGLTLKDMRGQNGLAILSDDAGLEIVLSHPIAKFGTADQVEIGRQTYHIGFILPERGDVDTVHAGLVAAGAALSGPPAAMRGGWLFYCTAPGNILVEVGWRPG
- a CDS encoding methyl-accepting chemotaxis protein is translated as MLKHLKIRTKIISVVALLGLITMAGLIYVISEFRRADAAYGAFIDHEATASMLSARASASVVASVLQVTLLAEMKPDTPAFQATLATPSRLPQARDRLKQALVLVPSRKAAIDDIQAGIDEIEALANKIIEQSKAKDSAGALANAALINTKLDALTPKMIANNDAMMALLNDGGDALSASVNGQITFSFALISIAVLAAIGFGVLVAQKGITGPMTELRLRMARLAEGDTTSEVSGLDRGDEVGQMAKAVSIFRDNAIERARIEARAEADRDVSDGERRDREAQKAREAGELDRAVAALGDGLRRLAAGDLASHIDQPFVAHLDALRQDFNNSVEKLNETMHTVGANARAIGAGANEIRSSADQLSQRTEQQSASVEETAAALEEITTTVRDAAKRAEEASQLVARTRLGAEKSGEIVRKAVSAMQQIEQSSVAIGNIIGVIDDIAFQTNLLALNAGVEAARAGEAGKGFAVVAQEVRELAQRSAKAAKEIKDLITNSGTHVQTGVSLVGETGKALDSIVAEVQEINQHVHAIAEAAREQSIGLQEINTAVNTMDQGTQQNAAMVEQSTAASHGLATEAAALNNLLGQFRLTGTGSLAAAAPIASTRPPAAAPRAPTRPAAAKASIRVAREGTTRPAASPARALGQTLANAFGAGSSAPKSPDGDWTEF